The following is a genomic window from Alphaproteobacteria bacterium LSUCC0396.
ATTAACAATATGCGATAATGGCAGGGTGAAAATAAGATCAACCTCACCCGGGTCAGCGATCAGCCCTGCCAGCCCGTTATCCCCACCAACAATGCCGACAACAGGCTGCACGACAAAGCCTGCCGGACTGCGCACCGGATCAAGCCCGCCAACAATCCGTACCGATTGCGGCACAAGGCGCACCTCTTCAAAGGCTTCGCGCAATGCCGCTGCCACCGGCCCGTCATCCTCCGGCTCGACCTTGCCCCCGGGAAAGCTGATTTGTCCGGCGTGATGCGCCAGATGTGCCGCCCGTTTCGTCATCAGCACATGCCAGTCTCCAGCATCGCGCAGCAATGGCACCAAAATAGCCGCCGGCCGATCCGGCGCTGTTCCAGCGCCCGGCCCAGACGATAGTTTTTGCTCACCCGATCCGCCCGATCCGCCTGATCCGCCCGATCCGCCTAACCCGTCCGATTTTCCTGACCCGTCCGGCAGGCGGTTCAGACAGGCGTCAAGGCGTTGGTGCAAATCAATATAACTGATTTGCCGCGCATCTGTTTGCGATAAGAGTGACCAATCAACAGAGCGGGACATCACGCCTCTAACGGGAAAAACTGGTGATGGCTCCAGACACCAAACCGGCCGTCAGGCCCGGTCTCGGCATATTCGGCCAATTGGTAATAGACCGGCCGCGATAATTTTGCCAACAGCCCGTCACGAACCTCAATATAGGGCCGCATATAATCTGACGCCGCTGCCTTTTGCAATTGCAGGGGATGCGCCTCATCAAGCGGGACGATGTCATCAAGACTTGTTTGAAAGCTGATTTTTTGAGGCGCCATGCCAGCGCCCGCTTCGACGCTCATCTCGCGAATGATAAAGGGGGCGTCATCAACGGCAATCCGGCCCTTTTCAGCTGGCGTCGCCAACCAGTATACCCCGTCGTCATCGCGCAGCAAGATGGAGGCAAATAATTTCACCAATTCAATGCGCCGGATTTCGCCCCCATCATGGTACCACCGGCCATCACTGGCGATCCGAATGTCAAATTGCTGTTCGGCAATAAGACGCAGGCGCTCAAGACTGATTTTTGCTAATTTTGACTTCATTATAATGCCGTTCAGTGTTTTCTTGACCGCCTACCAACCGAGATTTTAACAATCCTATCGGCATTGCAAACTCATCCGCCTCGACGCCATGAATGCTTCCGCCGAAATAACGCCGCCTGTAAACCCTTTGTAAATCTTTTCATGTCATACTAGTGCGCAAAGGCAAAGACAGGACAATTTACTTTACCATAGTCCACATCGTTTTACCTATGACCAACTGGATTTAGGCACTGATAACGATATGCGTGCGAATATTGCGATAAATGACCTGGGCATTGTATTCGCATCATCAAATGCCGCGCCGTCGACCGGCGGTGCTGTTGCTGTACGCGTTAATCAAAGGGTCGCAATCACGCTTGGCAGCGACCCAACGTTTGCGGCATTATTATCATTGATCCGCACCTTGCGCGCTGTCAAAGCCCCGATCACCTTGATTGACGCCAACGATATTGACAGCTCCAGCTACACCCAAAGCAAATTATGTATTCTTCTCGCGCGGATGGCACTTGCGAAACTGGAAAGTGAAAATCAAAAATGCTTTCAAAGTAAAATTGCCCTTGTTACGCCGGATCTCCTGACTTTAGACAACCTTCCCGATGATCTGCTGCGGCTGGCACAAATGTCCTTTGATGCGCCAGATGTGCCAACATCCCTGATCAAGGTCTATGACGCAAAAATCAGGAACCTCACACTTGTGGGCCAGTCACTTTCAATGAAACTATGTTTTGTTGTCGTTCCAAAAGATCTGGTATGGCCAGACCCCGCGCCGCTGCTGGCACAATCCTTTGACCATTGCCTTGATGCGCCATTCAATCAATGGCTTGCTATTATTTATGAAACGGCAATGGCTATTAGCAGCCCATTATATCAGCATGGGACAATCTGCCTGAACGATAATTTGACTTATCAGTTTAAACGCATCATCTACCCCATCATGCCGGCCAATGAACGTGCGAGCAATCACCGCATCTTGTCAGCAGCCCGCCTTTTGGATGATCTAGAAGCACCTATTATCTAGGGCTGACCTTGCTGCAAATTAGCAAATGAGATCGTTGGAAAATTAATAAATCCTTAAAAAGACTGATCTAATGATGAAAAAAGCAATTTAGTAAAAAATATTCCGCATTATTAAAGGTTTTATAACTTTTCTCACATAACCTCTTTTAAAGGCTAAAAGATTCAGGAGAAGCGACATGGCAAGATCACCCGAATTTGGAGGTGAGCCGTCAAAAGTCACCACGGTATTGCGTGCAATTGGCAATACCAAGCGACTGCGCATTCTAAACGAGTTATCGGACGGTCAGGAACGATCTGTATCCGAGTTGGAGAGTATAATTGCAACCCTTAGCCAGTCTGCATTATCGCAGCATCTAGGACGTTTGCGCCGCGCCAACATCGTCCGCACTCAGCGTGCGTCACAAACGATCTATTATTCAATTGATGATCATGACGTGCTGCGTATTCTGCGCTTATTATCGCATATTTATGAAGATGATCCGGTAATGCGTCGCACGCGCCATTAGGCATTTACAAAAACTTTACCAAATACCCGTGACGCGCACGGCTGTTCCTGACCGCTTGTCAAACACCGGCCGCCAAAAGGGTACATTGTCCGAATTGCCCTTGCATCCAATAACGCACTATGCCAAACCAAATTAGGGAAGGGTTTTCCGCAACCGCGCTTGACGTCAAACCCGTTTTCCTCAAATCAAATTCCTGATGCCGGCATCAATGTATATTTACCTACCTATTGCTGAAATTTCGATGCACATCGCCATCATCATCGGCCTTGGTGGGGGTGTTGGCTTTTTATCAGGATTATTCGGCGTTGGCGGCGGCTTTTTGATGACCCCGTTACTGATTTTTCTTGGCGTGCCACCGGCGGTTGCCGTTGCCACCGAGGCTAACCAAATTGTGGCGTCATCCGTATCGGGCGTTTTGGCGCATATGCGGCGCGGCAATGTCGACTTTAAAATGGGTGGCATCCTGCTGATCGGCGGTGTCATCGGATCCTCGCTTGGGGTTATGCTTTTCACCTTTTTGCGTGACGTTGGACAGATCGATCTGGTTATCAAGCTGTCTTATGTTGTGTTTCTTGGCATCATTGGATTTTTGATGCTGCTGGAAAGTGTGCGTGCGATTATGCGCACACGCCAACCAGGCGCGCGTCGGCGCAAATTACACCAGCATAACTGGCTTCACGGTCTGCCCCTAAAAATGCGGTTCCGCCGCTCAAAACTTTACATCAGCGCTTTATTACCGCTGGGCATCGGGGCATTTGTGGGGGTTTTGGCGGCGATCATGGGTGTTGGTGGCGGCTTTATTATGGTGCCCGCGATGATCTATCTTCTTGGCATGCCAACATCGGTTGTCGTTGGCACATCACTTTTCCAGATCATTTTCGTGACGGCAAACGTGACGTTCCTGCAATCGGTGCAAACCCAGACAGTCGATTTTATGCTAGCGGGCTTGTTGCTGTTTGGGGCGGTTATCGGGGCGCAGTTTGGAACACGCGCCAGCGCGCTTCTTCGCGGCGAGCAATTGCGTGGCCTTTTGGCGCTGATGGTTTTGGCGGTCTGTATCAAGCTTGGTTTTGACCTTGTCATTCGCCCTGATGATTTATTTAGTGTGGAATTGTTAAAATGATCCACGCGCATCGTTTCATTCTTGGCCTGATTCTGCTCATTGGCATGACTGGTTTTGCCACTGCCAATTCGGGCCGGATCGTTGCCGATCTTTCCAAATCGAACGTCGCGATCACCAGCGGCTTTCACGGCACTGACCTCCTGTTGTTCGGCGCTGTTGATGGCAATATTGGCGATGATATTCTGGTTGTTGTTAGCGGCCCGCCAACTGATGTTGCCCAACGCCGCAAGGCCAATCGGGCCGGCATATGGATCAATGTCGAAACGAATATCTGGCAGCAAATTCCCAGCCTCTACACGGTGCTTGCCACCAACCCGATTGAAAAGATTGCCAGCCCCGACGTGCTGGCTGAACTTGGCATTGGCACGCAGAATATTGGGCTGAAAATTGTTCCAGAAACCCCGATACCGGGTCAGGCCCCGCCGCTGGCCGCTGACTTTATCGCGGCGCTTCAGGCGAATATGGCTAGCATTGATTTATGGTCGGATGAAACTGGCAAGGTTAAGCTGACCGAAAATGCGCTTTTCCGTGCCGAAGTCTCATTACCGGCAAATATCGTCTCTGGTACTTATGATGTTCGGGTTCTTCAGTTTCGTGATGGTGTTGCAATCAGCGAGGATCGGACTAACCTGTTCATTAAACGGGGCGGCTTGAGTGCCGGCATCTATAATTTCGCGCATGATTATTCGGCGTTATATGGCATTTTTGCAATCCTGTTCGCGGTTGCCTCGGGCTGGCTTGCCGCTGCTGTATTCCGCCGCAAATAATCATTCATTCCCCCGATGAAAGTGGAGTTTTAATATTATGGCAAAAGCAAAGGCACACCAAAAACAGCCAGTCTTTCTTGTTGTCGTTGACGATAGCGAAGAAATGCATCAGGCATTGCAATTTGCCTGTGGGCGCGCACGCTCGGTAAATGGCCGTGTTGCGCTGATGTATTGCATCGTTCCAGCGGAATTTGAATATTGGGCAGGCGTCGGTGAATTAATGCGTGAGGAAGCGCGCGAAGAGGCCGAAGCCAAAATGGCCACGCACGCCGAATATGTAAAAACATTGACCAACGACACACCAATCCTGTATGTGCGTGAAGGCGATATTCGCGACGAGTTGCTTGACCTGATTGACACCGAACATGATATCAGCCTGCTGGTACTTGGTGCCGATACAAAATCGGAAACTGCTGGCCCGCTGATTACCTTTCTGATGGCAAAAGGGGCGTCACGTTGCCGGGTTCCAATTACCGTTGTTCCCGGAAACTTGACCGACGAGCATCTTGACGCATTGTTCTAGTCTCATCGTGTT
Proteins encoded in this region:
- a CDS encoding sulfite exporter TauE/SafE family protein, which translates into the protein MYIYLPIAEISMHIAIIIGLGGGVGFLSGLFGVGGGFLMTPLLIFLGVPPAVAVATEANQIVASSVSGVLAHMRRGNVDFKMGGILLIGGVIGSSLGVMLFTFLRDVGQIDLVIKLSYVVFLGIIGFLMLLESVRAIMRTRQPGARRRKLHQHNWLHGLPLKMRFRRSKLYISALLPLGIGAFVGVLAAIMGVGGGFIMVPAMIYLLGMPTSVVVGTSLFQIIFVTANVTFLQSVQTQTVDFMLAGLLLFGAVIGAQFGTRASALLRGEQLRGLLALMVLAVCIKLGFDLVIRPDDLFSVELLK
- a CDS encoding CoA pyrophosphatase; protein product: MSRSVDWSLLSQTDARQISYIDLHQRLDACLNRLPDGSGKSDGLGGSGGSGGSGGSGEQKLSSGPGAGTAPDRPAAILVPLLRDAGDWHVLMTKRAAHLAHHAGQISFPGGKVEPEDDGPVAAALREAFEEVRLVPQSVRIVGGLDPVRSPAGFVVQPVVGIVGGDNGLAGLIADPGEVDLIFTLPLSHIVNPNKFRLVPRETNGRRNDYWIVEHDDHLIWGLSARVLNDLHRRIGAAV
- a CDS encoding ArsR/SmtB family transcription factor, giving the protein MARSPEFGGEPSKVTTVLRAIGNTKRLRILNELSDGQERSVSELESIIATLSQSALSQHLGRLRRANIVRTQRASQTIYYSIDDHDVLRILRLLSHIYEDDPVMRRTRH
- a CDS encoding DUF1285 domain-containing protein → MKSKLAKISLERLRLIAEQQFDIRIASDGRWYHDGGEIRRIELVKLFASILLRDDDGVYWLATPAEKGRIAVDDAPFIIREMSVEAGAGMAPQKISFQTSLDDIVPLDEAHPLQLQKAAASDYMRPYIEVRDGLLAKLSRPVYYQLAEYAETGPDGRFGVWSHHQFFPLEA
- a CDS encoding universal stress protein — translated: MAKAKAHQKQPVFLVVVDDSEEMHQALQFACGRARSVNGRVALMYCIVPAEFEYWAGVGELMREEAREEAEAKMATHAEYVKTLTNDTPILYVREGDIRDELLDLIDTEHDISLLVLGADTKSETAGPLITFLMAKGASRCRVPITVVPGNLTDEHLDALF
- a CDS encoding TIGR02186 family protein — protein: MIHAHRFILGLILLIGMTGFATANSGRIVADLSKSNVAITSGFHGTDLLLFGAVDGNIGDDILVVVSGPPTDVAQRRKANRAGIWINVETNIWQQIPSLYTVLATNPIEKIASPDVLAELGIGTQNIGLKIVPETPIPGQAPPLAADFIAALQANMASIDLWSDETGKVKLTENALFRAEVSLPANIVSGTYDVRVLQFRDGVAISEDRTNLFIKRGGLSAGIYNFAHDYSALYGIFAILFAVASGWLAAAVFRRK